The Janthinobacterium tructae genome contains the following window.
ATGCGCCACTGGTCGTGCACTGGGATGGCAGCTGGACCCTGGTGATCGGGCCGGCCGGCAGCATCGGCGCCGCCGAGCGGGGGGCGCTGCGCAAGGAATTATTGTGGGCTGGCTATGGCTTGATCTCTCCCGGCATCTTTGGCCATCCGGCCAGCAATGCGGAGGCGCTGGAAGACATCCTGGTGCGCAACGAGGTACAGGGCAAGTTGTATGTCTGCCACACTACAGAGTTGCCGGATGTCAGCACACGCCCGCTGCGCGACATGGTGGGCGAATGCTGGGACTTGTCGGAAGTGATGGCCGGCTACGAAAAATTCATCGCCAGCTTCCAGCCCCTGCTGACCTTGCTACAAGAAGCGCCCGTGTTCGATGCCGAGCAAGCCTTCGTCATCCGCTCGCTGCTGACGCACGCCTACCGCCGCGTGCAGTTGCACGACCCGCAGTTACCCGTCGAACTGCTGCCCGAACCGTGGCCCGGCACGCAGGCGTATGCGCTGGCGCGCGACCTGTACCGCATCACCCATGCGGCGGCCGAGGACCATATCCTGGCCACCCTGCGGCGCGAGGATGAGCAGGCGCCCGACGTCGAGCCATGGTTTTTTGAACGTTTTGGCGGCCTGAACACCTGACAAAACGTCCATGGCGGCGTTGCAGGGCCTGGGCGTACGTTCGTACTGCCTGCGGCCCCGCGCCTTGCCCTGAACATTTTTCAGGCGTTCAGCAATCAGTTACTGTCTGCTCACTGTTTTGCCGCCACCTGCTTCGCCCCAGCCAGCAAATCCTGCCCCAGCTTTTCCAGCGCATTGGCCTGCACCAGCATGGTATCGAGAATGGCGGCATTGAAGGTAAATTCGGCCGGCGTCGTATAGCCGGGAAAACGCAGAATGCGCAGCAATTCCTGCAAGGTGGTGCCCTTGCCCAGGTGCGCCAGGGCGTCGCTGAGGGCGCTGACTTTCTTTTCCAGTTCGCGTATGTGCTTGCCGTTGTCGTCCATGATGCTCTCCCGTGTCGGAGCTTCCACGTTAGCAAAGCATCTCCCGCGTCGTTTGCGCCAGCACAAAGGCGCGGCTAAAACGGGTATCATCGCGCCATTGCACACGATGCAAAACCCATATGTTTTTATCAGGAACACTCATGACCATTAAAATCAGCCAGCAATTCGACGCCGGCGCGATCGAGGTGCTGCGCGCCGACGATGCCCAATCCATCGAGCTGAACATCCGCAAGGATTCCCACGCCGACATCACGCAGTGGTTTTATTTCCGCCTGCAAGGCGCGCAAGGCGAGGCGTGCACGATCCGCTTCATGAATGCAGGCAAGTCGGCCTACCCGGACGGCTGGAAAGACTACCAGGCTGTCGCCAGCTATGACCGCGAAACCTGGTTCCGCGTGCCAACCAGCTTCGACGGCACGGTGATGACGATCAACCATACGCCGGAAGAAGAAAGCGTGTACTACGCCTACTTCGAACCGTACCCATGGGATCGCCATCTGGCCCTGATCGACAGCGCGCAAGCGTCGCCGCTGGTGCGCCTGATCGACTTGGGCAGCACGGTGGAAGGACGCGACATGAATCTGCTGGTGGTCGGTGACGCCGATGCCGAGAAAAAAGTCTGGGTCATCGCGCGCCAGCATCCCGGTGAAACGATGGCGGAATGGTTTGTCGAGGGCATGCTCGAAGCCTTGCTGGACCAGGCCAACCCGTTTGCCCGCCAGTGCCTGCAAGACGCTGTCTTCTACGTGGTGCCAAACATGAACCCGGACGGTTCCGTGCATGGCAACCTGCGCACCAACGCGGCCGGCGCCAACCTGAACCGTGAATGGATGACGCCGACCATGGAACGCAGCCCGGAAGTATTCCTGGTGAAACAGAAAATGCATGAAATCGGCTGCGACCTGTTCCTCGACGTCCATGGCGACGAAGGTCTGCCTTATGTGTTCGTGGCCGGCAGCGATGCGCTGGAAAATTTCACGCCGGCACAAAAGGCCGAGCAAGACCGCTTCATCGCCGACTTCAAGGTGGCCAGCCCCGATTTCCAGGATGAGCACGGCTATGAAGACGGCCCGTTCACGCCGGAGGTACTGACCATGGGTTCGCCTCATATCACGCATGCCTTCGGCTGCCTGGCACTGACCTTGGAACTGCCGTTCAAGGACAATGCCAACGATCCCGACCCACAAACGGGCTGGAGCGGCGCCCGCAGCGCTGCCCTGGGCGCGGCCGTACTGCAGCCTATCCTGTCCACCTTGCGCGCCTGAGCATCAGGGCCGGACCGGCCCGCGTGAGCCCCATGCCCCGCACGCCGGGGCATTTTTTATGCCCGCACGGCAAGCGTTG
Protein-coding sequences here:
- the paaX gene encoding phenylacetic acid degradation operon negative regulatory protein PaaX produces the protein MKNTRCTAWIADFLESDPPRSKSLVMTIFGDAIVPRGGAIWLGSLIELLAPFGVNDRLLRTSVFRLAQEGWLSSQRDGRRSAYTIRPEALARFERAYRRIYAPLVVHWDGSWTLVIGPAGSIGAAERGALRKELLWAGYGLISPGIFGHPASNAEALEDILVRNEVQGKLYVCHTTELPDVSTRPLRDMVGECWDLSEVMAGYEKFIASFQPLLTLLQEAPVFDAEQAFVIRSLLTHAYRRVQLHDPQLPVELLPEPWPGTQAYALARDLYRITHAAAEDHILATLRREDEQAPDVEPWFFERFGGLNT
- a CDS encoding M14 family metallopeptidase → MTIKISQQFDAGAIEVLRADDAQSIELNIRKDSHADITQWFYFRLQGAQGEACTIRFMNAGKSAYPDGWKDYQAVASYDRETWFRVPTSFDGTVMTINHTPEEESVYYAYFEPYPWDRHLALIDSAQASPLVRLIDLGSTVEGRDMNLLVVGDADAEKKVWVIARQHPGETMAEWFVEGMLEALLDQANPFARQCLQDAVFYVVPNMNPDGSVHGNLRTNAAGANLNREWMTPTMERSPEVFLVKQKMHEIGCDLFLDVHGDEGLPYVFVAGSDALENFTPAQKAEQDRFIADFKVASPDFQDEHGYEDGPFTPEVLTMGSPHITHAFGCLALTLELPFKDNANDPDPQTGWSGARSAALGAAVLQPILSTLRA